One Pieris brassicae chromosome 11, ilPieBrab1.1, whole genome shotgun sequence DNA window includes the following coding sequences:
- the LOC123716320 gene encoding long-chain-fatty-acid--CoA ligase ACSBG2-like isoform X1, with translation MLIVNGVDSQNKYLNGPDQLVPVDDYITWKPDGRVKLRMSNRGFASEPPISVPGLLSRTVARYPDETALCTKRNGKWEKLTYRQYQEKVRTIAKAFLKLGLERYHSVCILGFNSEEWYISDLAAIHAGGYAAGIYTTNSPEACFHCLESSRANICAVQDKKQLDKILSIRSRLPHLKAIIQWEGQVDTSIPGVYNWKQLMEMGAKEPDTQLDNVLKTIAVNECCTLVYTSGTVSQPKAVMLSHDNLTWDAYSCTLRVDNVQPAIDRIISYLPLSHVAAQVIDIYITLGSAVAVYFAQPDALKGSLLETLKEIRPTKFMGVPRIWEKMYERIVAVGSSRGAMTKYIATWAKNQGSKHHLARINGAFSADMMGLPQDFSIKEMLRYWQEGTTCGYKLAKSLVFDKVKETLGLDRCDLFVTAAAPLSPDIKKFFLSLDIPLMDAFGMSEAAGAHSLSRYPRFKLDSAGELLEGTETTFAGSDSVNGPGEILIRGRHVFMGYLNSEEMTRAAFNKDGWLMTGDVGRVDSQNLLYITGRIKEILITAGGENVAPVLIEQTVQAELPHIGYAVLIGDRRKFLSILLTLKAKVDPNTGDVLDELDNETRKWVAGLGSKATTVSEIVKSKDPLVYKAIEEGITKANKLAISNAQKIQKFALLPVDLSLNSGELGPTLKIKRNVVYEKYKDIIEDFYKD, from the exons ATGCTTATTGTAAATGGTGTTGATAGTCAAAATAAGTACTTAaatg GACCAGACCAGTTAGTGCCTGTAGATGATTACATAACATGGAAACCAGACGGCCGCGTTAAGTTGCGTATGAGTAACAGGGGGTTTGCATCAGAACCGCCTATTTCCGTACCAGGTCTGCTTAGCAGAACTGTAGCTAGGTACCCCGACGAAACGGCTTTATGCACGAAACGAAATGGGAAATGGGAAAAACTTACATATAG GCAATACCAAGAAAAAGTCCGGACGATAGCAAAAGCCTTTTTAAAGTTAGGCTTAGAGAGATACCACTCAGTTTGTATCCTTGGTTTTAATTCTGAAGAATGGTACATATCGGACTTGGCCGCCATTCATGCTgg AGGCTACGCAGCAGGTATCTATACTACAAATTCGCCTGAGGCATGTTTCCACTGCTTGGAGTCCTCTCGGGCAAATATATGTGCCGTCCAGGACAAAAAACAATTGGACAAGATATTGTCTATTCGCAGCAGACTTCCGCATCTGAAGGCGATAATACAATGGGAAGGACAAGTTGACACCTCTATACCCGGAGTTTACAAt TGGAAACAACTCATGGAAATGGGTGCCAAGGAGCCAGACACGCAGCTAGACAACGTGCTCAAGACTATTGCTGTAAATGAGTGCTGTACCCTTGTGTACACT tctgGAACAGTTAGTCAACCAAAAGCTGTGATGTTATCACACGACAACTTAACATGGGATGCTTATAGCTGCACACTGCGAGTAGATAACGTCCAACCAGCAATTGACAGAATCATCTCATATCTACCCTTAAGCCATGTAGCTGCACAG GTGATagatatttacataacattaGGGAGTGCCGTTGCGGTGTACTTCGCGCAACCTGACGCACTGAAGGGCAGCTTGTTAGAAACTCTAAAGGAAATTAGACCTACGaa GTTTATGGGAGTACCGAGAATATGGGAGAAAATGTATGAAAGAATAGTGGCAGTGGGGTCATCTAGAGGTGCAATGACGAAGTACATAGCAACGTGGGCGAAAAACCAAGGCTCAAAACATCATCTAGCTAGGATTAATgg TGCCTTCTCTGCTGATATGATGGGTCTACCACAAGACTTTTCTATAAAGGAAATGTTACGTTATTG GCAAGAAGGCACTACTTGCGGTTACAAACTAGCAAAATCGCTGGTATTCGATAAAGTGAAGGAGACACTGGGCCTGGACCGTTGTGATCTGTTTGTGACAGCAGCGGCTCCTCTTTCACCCGATATAAAGAAGTTCTTCCTCTCTTTGGATATTCCTCTTATGGACGCGTTTGGTATGAGTGAAGCCGCTGGGGCGCATTCCCTGAGTAGGTATCCCAG aTTCAAATTAGACAGCGCTGGGGAACTCCTCGAAGGAACGGAAACCACCTTCGCCGGTTCCGACAGCGTTAATGGACCTGGAGAGATCCTCATCAGAGGTCGTCATGTCTTCATGGGCTACCTTAATAGTGAGGAGATGACGAGAGCTGCCTTCAACAAAGATGGATGGCTCATGACTGGTGATGTAGGGCGGGTGGATAGTCAGAACTTGCTCTATATCACTGGTAGGATAAAG gaAATCCTAATTACAGCTGGTGGTGAGAATGTAGCGCCCGTACTCATAGAACAAACGGTACAAGCTGAACTACCGCACATAGGATATGCCGTGCTTATTGGAGACAGGAGGAAGTTCCTGTCAATTCTACTGACACTTAAG GCCAAAGTTGATCCCAACACTGGCGATGTCCTGGACGAGTTGGACAATGAAACCAGGAAATGGGTCGCCGGACTCGGAAGTAAAGCTACTACCGTCAGCGAAATTGTCAAGTCTAAAGATCCTCTT GTGTACAAAGCTATAGAGGAAGGAATAACTAAAGCGAACAAGCTCGCGATATCAAACGCACAGAAAATTCAGAAGTTCGCGTTGCTACCCGTCGACCTATCCTTGAACTCCGGCGAATTAG GTCCAACGCTAAAAATCAAGAGAAACGTAGTGTACGAGAAATACAAGGACATCATTGAAGACTTCTACAAAGATTGA
- the LOC123716320 gene encoding long-chain-fatty-acid--CoA ligase ACSBG2-like isoform X3, which produces MLIVNGVDSQNKYLNGPDQLVPVDDYITWKPDGRVKLRMSNRGFASEPPISVPGLLSRTVARYPDETALCTKRNGKWEKLTYRQYQEKVRTIAKAFLKLGLERYHSVCILGFNSEEWYISDLAAIHAGGYAAGIYTTNSPEACFHCLESSRANICAVQDKKQLDKILSIRSRLPHLKAIIQWEGQVDTSIPGVYNWKQLMEMGAKEPDTQLDNVLKTIAVNECCTLVYTSGTVSQPKAVMLSHDNLTWDAYSCTLRVDNVQPAIDRIISYLPLSHVAAQVIDIYITLGSAVAVYFAQPDALKGSLLETLKEIRPTKFMGVPRIWEKMYERIVAVGSSRGAMTKYIATWAKNQGSKHHLARINGQEGTTCGYKLAKSLVFDKVKETLGLDRCDLFVTAAAPLSPDIKKFFLSLDIPLMDAFGMSEAAGAHSLSRYPRFKLDSAGELLEGTETTFAGSDSVNGPGEILIRGRHVFMGYLNSEEMTRAAFNKDGWLMTGDVGRVDSQNLLYITGRIKEILITAGGENVAPVLIEQTVQAELPHIGYAVLIGDRRKFLSILLTLKAKVDPNTGDVLDELDNETRKWVAGLGSKATTVSEIVKSKDPLVYKAIEEGITKANKLAISNAQKIQKFALLPVDLSLNSGELGPTLKIKRNVVYEKYKDIIEDFYKD; this is translated from the exons ATGCTTATTGTAAATGGTGTTGATAGTCAAAATAAGTACTTAaatg GACCAGACCAGTTAGTGCCTGTAGATGATTACATAACATGGAAACCAGACGGCCGCGTTAAGTTGCGTATGAGTAACAGGGGGTTTGCATCAGAACCGCCTATTTCCGTACCAGGTCTGCTTAGCAGAACTGTAGCTAGGTACCCCGACGAAACGGCTTTATGCACGAAACGAAATGGGAAATGGGAAAAACTTACATATAG GCAATACCAAGAAAAAGTCCGGACGATAGCAAAAGCCTTTTTAAAGTTAGGCTTAGAGAGATACCACTCAGTTTGTATCCTTGGTTTTAATTCTGAAGAATGGTACATATCGGACTTGGCCGCCATTCATGCTgg AGGCTACGCAGCAGGTATCTATACTACAAATTCGCCTGAGGCATGTTTCCACTGCTTGGAGTCCTCTCGGGCAAATATATGTGCCGTCCAGGACAAAAAACAATTGGACAAGATATTGTCTATTCGCAGCAGACTTCCGCATCTGAAGGCGATAATACAATGGGAAGGACAAGTTGACACCTCTATACCCGGAGTTTACAAt TGGAAACAACTCATGGAAATGGGTGCCAAGGAGCCAGACACGCAGCTAGACAACGTGCTCAAGACTATTGCTGTAAATGAGTGCTGTACCCTTGTGTACACT tctgGAACAGTTAGTCAACCAAAAGCTGTGATGTTATCACACGACAACTTAACATGGGATGCTTATAGCTGCACACTGCGAGTAGATAACGTCCAACCAGCAATTGACAGAATCATCTCATATCTACCCTTAAGCCATGTAGCTGCACAG GTGATagatatttacataacattaGGGAGTGCCGTTGCGGTGTACTTCGCGCAACCTGACGCACTGAAGGGCAGCTTGTTAGAAACTCTAAAGGAAATTAGACCTACGaa GTTTATGGGAGTACCGAGAATATGGGAGAAAATGTATGAAAGAATAGTGGCAGTGGGGTCATCTAGAGGTGCAATGACGAAGTACATAGCAACGTGGGCGAAAAACCAAGGCTCAAAACATCATCTAGCTAGGATTAATgg GCAAGAAGGCACTACTTGCGGTTACAAACTAGCAAAATCGCTGGTATTCGATAAAGTGAAGGAGACACTGGGCCTGGACCGTTGTGATCTGTTTGTGACAGCAGCGGCTCCTCTTTCACCCGATATAAAGAAGTTCTTCCTCTCTTTGGATATTCCTCTTATGGACGCGTTTGGTATGAGTGAAGCCGCTGGGGCGCATTCCCTGAGTAGGTATCCCAG aTTCAAATTAGACAGCGCTGGGGAACTCCTCGAAGGAACGGAAACCACCTTCGCCGGTTCCGACAGCGTTAATGGACCTGGAGAGATCCTCATCAGAGGTCGTCATGTCTTCATGGGCTACCTTAATAGTGAGGAGATGACGAGAGCTGCCTTCAACAAAGATGGATGGCTCATGACTGGTGATGTAGGGCGGGTGGATAGTCAGAACTTGCTCTATATCACTGGTAGGATAAAG gaAATCCTAATTACAGCTGGTGGTGAGAATGTAGCGCCCGTACTCATAGAACAAACGGTACAAGCTGAACTACCGCACATAGGATATGCCGTGCTTATTGGAGACAGGAGGAAGTTCCTGTCAATTCTACTGACACTTAAG GCCAAAGTTGATCCCAACACTGGCGATGTCCTGGACGAGTTGGACAATGAAACCAGGAAATGGGTCGCCGGACTCGGAAGTAAAGCTACTACCGTCAGCGAAATTGTCAAGTCTAAAGATCCTCTT GTGTACAAAGCTATAGAGGAAGGAATAACTAAAGCGAACAAGCTCGCGATATCAAACGCACAGAAAATTCAGAAGTTCGCGTTGCTACCCGTCGACCTATCCTTGAACTCCGGCGAATTAG GTCCAACGCTAAAAATCAAGAGAAACGTAGTGTACGAGAAATACAAGGACATCATTGAAGACTTCTACAAAGATTGA
- the LOC123716320 gene encoding long-chain-fatty-acid--CoA ligase ACSBG2-like isoform X2 — translation MSSLRPDQLVPVDDYITWKPDGRVKLRMSNRGFASEPPISVPGLLSRTVARYPDETALCTKRNGKWEKLTYRQYQEKVRTIAKAFLKLGLERYHSVCILGFNSEEWYISDLAAIHAGGYAAGIYTTNSPEACFHCLESSRANICAVQDKKQLDKILSIRSRLPHLKAIIQWEGQVDTSIPGVYNWKQLMEMGAKEPDTQLDNVLKTIAVNECCTLVYTSGTVSQPKAVMLSHDNLTWDAYSCTLRVDNVQPAIDRIISYLPLSHVAAQVIDIYITLGSAVAVYFAQPDALKGSLLETLKEIRPTKFMGVPRIWEKMYERIVAVGSSRGAMTKYIATWAKNQGSKHHLARINGAFSADMMGLPQDFSIKEMLRYWQEGTTCGYKLAKSLVFDKVKETLGLDRCDLFVTAAAPLSPDIKKFFLSLDIPLMDAFGMSEAAGAHSLSRYPRFKLDSAGELLEGTETTFAGSDSVNGPGEILIRGRHVFMGYLNSEEMTRAAFNKDGWLMTGDVGRVDSQNLLYITGRIKEILITAGGENVAPVLIEQTVQAELPHIGYAVLIGDRRKFLSILLTLKAKVDPNTGDVLDELDNETRKWVAGLGSKATTVSEIVKSKDPLVYKAIEEGITKANKLAISNAQKIQKFALLPVDLSLNSGELGPTLKIKRNVVYEKYKDIIEDFYKD, via the exons ATGTCGTCTCTAA GACCAGACCAGTTAGTGCCTGTAGATGATTACATAACATGGAAACCAGACGGCCGCGTTAAGTTGCGTATGAGTAACAGGGGGTTTGCATCAGAACCGCCTATTTCCGTACCAGGTCTGCTTAGCAGAACTGTAGCTAGGTACCCCGACGAAACGGCTTTATGCACGAAACGAAATGGGAAATGGGAAAAACTTACATATAG GCAATACCAAGAAAAAGTCCGGACGATAGCAAAAGCCTTTTTAAAGTTAGGCTTAGAGAGATACCACTCAGTTTGTATCCTTGGTTTTAATTCTGAAGAATGGTACATATCGGACTTGGCCGCCATTCATGCTgg AGGCTACGCAGCAGGTATCTATACTACAAATTCGCCTGAGGCATGTTTCCACTGCTTGGAGTCCTCTCGGGCAAATATATGTGCCGTCCAGGACAAAAAACAATTGGACAAGATATTGTCTATTCGCAGCAGACTTCCGCATCTGAAGGCGATAATACAATGGGAAGGACAAGTTGACACCTCTATACCCGGAGTTTACAAt TGGAAACAACTCATGGAAATGGGTGCCAAGGAGCCAGACACGCAGCTAGACAACGTGCTCAAGACTATTGCTGTAAATGAGTGCTGTACCCTTGTGTACACT tctgGAACAGTTAGTCAACCAAAAGCTGTGATGTTATCACACGACAACTTAACATGGGATGCTTATAGCTGCACACTGCGAGTAGATAACGTCCAACCAGCAATTGACAGAATCATCTCATATCTACCCTTAAGCCATGTAGCTGCACAG GTGATagatatttacataacattaGGGAGTGCCGTTGCGGTGTACTTCGCGCAACCTGACGCACTGAAGGGCAGCTTGTTAGAAACTCTAAAGGAAATTAGACCTACGaa GTTTATGGGAGTACCGAGAATATGGGAGAAAATGTATGAAAGAATAGTGGCAGTGGGGTCATCTAGAGGTGCAATGACGAAGTACATAGCAACGTGGGCGAAAAACCAAGGCTCAAAACATCATCTAGCTAGGATTAATgg TGCCTTCTCTGCTGATATGATGGGTCTACCACAAGACTTTTCTATAAAGGAAATGTTACGTTATTG GCAAGAAGGCACTACTTGCGGTTACAAACTAGCAAAATCGCTGGTATTCGATAAAGTGAAGGAGACACTGGGCCTGGACCGTTGTGATCTGTTTGTGACAGCAGCGGCTCCTCTTTCACCCGATATAAAGAAGTTCTTCCTCTCTTTGGATATTCCTCTTATGGACGCGTTTGGTATGAGTGAAGCCGCTGGGGCGCATTCCCTGAGTAGGTATCCCAG aTTCAAATTAGACAGCGCTGGGGAACTCCTCGAAGGAACGGAAACCACCTTCGCCGGTTCCGACAGCGTTAATGGACCTGGAGAGATCCTCATCAGAGGTCGTCATGTCTTCATGGGCTACCTTAATAGTGAGGAGATGACGAGAGCTGCCTTCAACAAAGATGGATGGCTCATGACTGGTGATGTAGGGCGGGTGGATAGTCAGAACTTGCTCTATATCACTGGTAGGATAAAG gaAATCCTAATTACAGCTGGTGGTGAGAATGTAGCGCCCGTACTCATAGAACAAACGGTACAAGCTGAACTACCGCACATAGGATATGCCGTGCTTATTGGAGACAGGAGGAAGTTCCTGTCAATTCTACTGACACTTAAG GCCAAAGTTGATCCCAACACTGGCGATGTCCTGGACGAGTTGGACAATGAAACCAGGAAATGGGTCGCCGGACTCGGAAGTAAAGCTACTACCGTCAGCGAAATTGTCAAGTCTAAAGATCCTCTT GTGTACAAAGCTATAGAGGAAGGAATAACTAAAGCGAACAAGCTCGCGATATCAAACGCACAGAAAATTCAGAAGTTCGCGTTGCTACCCGTCGACCTATCCTTGAACTCCGGCGAATTAG GTCCAACGCTAAAAATCAAGAGAAACGTAGTGTACGAGAAATACAAGGACATCATTGAAGACTTCTACAAAGATTGA